Proteins found in one Clostridia bacterium genomic segment:
- a CDS encoding DnaD domain protein, with protein sequence MGANQDESRMGASLEWALFRQCVTIPGRFLKTYAQLGLSDLEAMLIVHLFGIIQTEEKPSSVLEKLESYMACDKEAIQALIAGLIEKGMLAVTDTFDFEQGYTTEYNLDGLFMKLAQLEPGVKGQPGRSTADNEELKKLYSVFEQEFGRLLSPMETSQVLEWYYGNHYSPELILEALKRAVLRGVLNFRYIDSILRDWARQRIKSPRQVAACEKQGAPRSEKATQHPGAGVRSKAKKYEDVYLT encoded by the coding sequence ATGGGCGCAAATCAGGATGAATCCAGGATGGGAGCTAGCCTAGAGTGGGCCCTTTTCCGGCAGTGTGTGACTATTCCCGGAAGGTTTCTTAAGACTTATGCCCAACTTGGGTTGTCGGATCTGGAAGCCATGCTGATTGTCCACCTCTTTGGTATAATTCAGACCGAGGAGAAACCTTCGTCGGTTTTGGAAAAGCTCGAGAGTTATATGGCCTGCGACAAAGAAGCCATCCAGGCTCTGATCGCTGGCTTGATTGAAAAGGGAATGCTAGCGGTGACCGATACCTTCGATTTCGAACAGGGGTACACCACCGAGTATAACCTGGATGGCCTATTTATGAAGCTGGCTCAGCTTGAACCTGGGGTTAAGGGGCAACCTGGAAGATCTACGGCCGACAATGAGGAGCTAAAGAAGCTCTACAGTGTTTTCGAACAGGAGTTTGGCCGGCTGCTGTCTCCCATGGAAACCAGTCAGGTTTTAGAGTGGTATTATGGCAATCATTACTCTCCGGAACTAATCCTCGAGGCCTTGAAACGTGCAGTCTTGAGGGGGGTCCTCAACTTCCGATACATTGATTCTATCTTGCGTGATTGGGCTCGCCAGCGGATTAAATCGCCTCGACAAGTGGCAGCTTGTGAGAAACAAGGGGCGCCTCGAAGTGAAAAGGCTACCCAACACCCAGGAGCGGGTGTCAGATCGAAAGCCAAGAAATATGAGGATGTTTATTTGACCTAA
- a CDS encoding Asp23/Gls24 family envelope stress response protein: MEVFALIGPTGTGKSHRAQALAHEYNIKVIIDDGLIIEGARIVAGSSAKKEPSVVGAIRTALFENPESARQAQEAIARINPSRILVLATSKRMAEVICQRLRLPMPSQVIRIEEVATNEQIQRAKLARIKYGRHVVPAPIVEVRPRLAGTIIEPMLALFRRPQSTAAASSGLWVDQTVVRPAFSYFGHFYVSVTAINDMVRYSARGIPGVQEVLHIESTQQSDRINIVTEITADLSQPLPVTSAHLQRAIKKNVEHMTALNVSRVDIIVKRLHLS, from the coding sequence GTGGAAGTATTCGCCTTGATTGGCCCTACTGGTACTGGTAAAAGCCACCGAGCCCAAGCTCTAGCTCATGAATACAATATCAAAGTAATCATTGATGATGGCTTGATTATCGAGGGCGCTCGTATTGTGGCCGGCTCCTCAGCCAAGAAAGAGCCATCAGTAGTTGGGGCAATTAGAACTGCCTTGTTCGAAAATCCTGAATCCGCTCGCCAAGCCCAAGAGGCTATTGCCAGAATAAACCCCTCTCGAATCTTGGTCTTAGCTACATCAAAGCGAATGGCCGAAGTCATCTGCCAGCGCCTGCGCTTACCTATGCCCAGCCAGGTAATCAGGATTGAAGAAGTAGCCACCAATGAACAAATTCAACGAGCCAAACTAGCCAGGATCAAATATGGCCGCCACGTTGTCCCTGCCCCCATAGTCGAAGTTCGACCACGGCTGGCCGGAACCATCATCGAACCTATGTTGGCTTTATTCCGGCGGCCGCAGAGCACTGCCGCCGCGTCTTCCGGGTTGTGGGTAGACCAAACCGTGGTCCGGCCTGCTTTTAGCTACTTTGGCCACTTTTATGTTAGCGTCACTGCCATCAATGATATGGTAAGATATTCAGCTCGAGGTATTCCTGGTGTGCAAGAAGTCCTACACATTGAAAGTACCCAGCAGTCCGACCGTATAAATATCGTTACGGAAATTACTGCTGATCTAAGCCAACCGCTACCGGTTACCAGCGCCCACCTTCAGAGAGCTATAAAGAAAAACGTAGAACACATGACCGCCCTTAATGTGTCCAGGGTCGACATCATAGTAAAAAGACTTCACCTTAGCTAA
- a CDS encoding aminotransferase class I/II-fold pyridoxal phosphate-dependent enzyme: MTKLFDPVTHISPVVRDMAPSGIRKFFELAATTKDVISLGVGEPDFVTPWHIREACFYALEKGYTMYTSNLGLPELRVEISRYLEQRFGLSYDPAQEILVTVGASEAVDLALRALISPGTEVLVPEPCYVAYKPCVILAGGTPVSVPTSFADGFTLKAEELRKYLTPRTRVLILSYPNNPTGSVLSYGELQKLSQVIKEHDLVVVADEIYAELTYERQHVSIASMPGMLKRTILINGFSKAFAMTGWRLGYAAACREFIEAMLKIHQYTMLCAPITAQMAAIEALRNGLGDVETMREQYNYRRRLMLSRLRDMGLCCPEPKGAFYVFPSIANTGLTSEQFAERLLKEEGVAVVPGSVFGAGGEGHIRCSYAASMAQLLEALKRMERFVQKLEVGAA, encoded by the coding sequence ATGACCAAGCTCTTTGACCCGGTCACCCATATTTCTCCTGTCGTCAGAGATATGGCTCCTTCTGGGATCCGTAAGTTCTTTGAGTTGGCTGCCACCACCAAGGATGTAATATCCTTGGGAGTTGGCGAACCTGATTTCGTTACCCCTTGGCATATTCGCGAAGCCTGTTTCTATGCTTTGGAAAAGGGTTATACCATGTACACATCTAATTTGGGTTTACCAGAGCTTAGGGTAGAGATTTCCCGGTATTTGGAACAACGGTTCGGCTTAAGCTACGACCCGGCCCAGGAGATCTTGGTTACGGTCGGAGCTAGCGAGGCGGTGGATCTAGCTCTTCGGGCCTTGATCTCGCCGGGGACAGAGGTCTTGGTGCCGGAGCCATGTTATGTCGCTTACAAGCCTTGTGTTATTTTAGCCGGGGGGACTCCGGTCAGCGTACCTACATCTTTTGCTGACGGGTTTACCCTCAAAGCCGAAGAGCTCCGCAAGTATTTGACGCCTCGAACCCGGGTGCTGATTCTGAGTTATCCCAATAATCCTACCGGAAGTGTGTTGAGTTACGGGGAGTTGCAAAAGTTGAGCCAGGTCATAAAGGAACATGATTTGGTAGTGGTTGCCGACGAGATATATGCAGAACTGACTTACGAACGGCAACACGTGTCAATAGCCTCAATGCCGGGTATGCTTAAGAGAACTATCTTAATCAATGGCTTCTCCAAAGCTTTTGCCATGACCGGTTGGCGCCTAGGCTATGCTGCTGCTTGCAGAGAATTCATTGAGGCCATGCTCAAGATTCACCAGTACACCATGCTTTGTGCTCCTATAACTGCCCAAATGGCTGCCATCGAGGCATTGCGAAATGGTTTGGGCGATGTTGAGACCATGCGAGAACAGTACAACTACCGTCGGCGCCTAATGCTAAGCCGGTTACGCGATATGGGTTTATGCTGCCCGGAGCCAAAAGGAGCTTTTTATGTCTTTCCGTCCATTGCTAACACGGGGTTAACCTCAGAGCAATTTGCCGAGAGATTGCTCAAGGAAGAAGGAGTAGCGGTAGTCCCAGGTAGTGTCTTTGGGGCTGGAGGTGAAGGGCATATCCGCTGCTCATACGCAGCGTCCATGGCTCAACTGCTGGAAGCGTTGAAACGAATGGAGAGGTTTGTGCAGAAGCTAGAGGTTGGAGCGGCTTAG
- a CDS encoding DUF4445 domain-containing protein has protein sequence MSDVVVTFLPDNVAVTVKSGTNLFEAATLAGIELQSSCGHKGTCGRCVVEVKEGKVQAKEGGRLSKKGGKPGQVLACQAIVTETVTVEIPSDSRLTEHQVLLANREEKAILEEKPLELEGYAFQPLSIKVFLELEPPTILGAADDLSRLRSALKPYGFTDVSIDTRVLRQLGEVLRSSNWQVTLTINRLEDRAEIIAVEPGDQSRRSYGIALDIGTTTVVAYLVDLLTGKTIDRQGGYNRQSRYGDDVISRIIYANSNPNGLSDLSGAVTETVNRLLGKLCDRNRIRPEEIGILVSAGNTTMGHLFYGINPKYIRFEPYVPTVTDYPVVKAQELGININPAGWIVSLPAVASYVGGDIVSGVLVTGVARQHALTLFIDIGTNGEIVLGNNEWLMACACSAGPAFEGGGITFGMRAMDGAIERVKINPDTHEVQVETIGSKKPMGICGSGLIDLIAQMRELDIIDRTGKFSELDGHPRLRRENGEAEFVLVWGKDTECKKDIVVTESDLKTLIYSKGAVFAGILSLVKQVGVSLEDIEKVIIAGGFGNYLNIRDAVAIGLLPDLPPERYEFVGNSSVKGAKLALLSEPAFKEAKALGRSITYVELSSGNLFMNEFISALFLPHTNLELFPSLAS, from the coding sequence ATGTCCGATGTCGTAGTTACCTTCCTCCCCGATAACGTTGCGGTTACAGTAAAGTCTGGTACTAATTTGTTTGAAGCTGCCACTTTGGCGGGAATCGAGCTACAGTCCAGCTGTGGCCATAAAGGCACTTGCGGGCGTTGCGTAGTGGAGGTAAAAGAGGGAAAGGTCCAAGCTAAAGAAGGAGGGCGGCTGTCCAAGAAAGGTGGCAAGCCGGGGCAGGTACTGGCTTGCCAAGCCATCGTCACGGAAACGGTAACAGTGGAAATCCCTTCTGACTCTCGATTGACTGAGCACCAAGTGCTTCTGGCGAACCGAGAGGAAAAGGCAATTCTCGAGGAAAAACCTTTGGAACTAGAGGGCTATGCATTTCAGCCTTTGTCGATAAAGGTATTTCTGGAGCTAGAGCCCCCTACAATTCTAGGCGCTGCCGATGACCTTTCCCGGCTGAGGAGTGCCCTTAAACCATATGGCTTTACCGACGTCAGTATTGATACCCGAGTATTGCGGCAGCTGGGGGAGGTACTGCGAAGCTCAAACTGGCAAGTAACCCTTACCATCAATAGGCTGGAAGACAGAGCAGAAATCATCGCTGTTGAACCTGGAGACCAGTCGCGCCGATCCTACGGGATTGCCCTGGATATAGGGACGACCACGGTAGTAGCTTATTTAGTTGATTTATTAACAGGCAAAACCATAGACCGCCAGGGAGGGTATAACCGGCAATCCCGGTATGGTGATGACGTTATTTCCCGAATCATATACGCCAATAGCAATCCAAATGGGCTTTCCGATTTGAGCGGGGCTGTTACCGAGACTGTGAACCGGCTACTTGGTAAACTCTGTGATCGTAACCGCATCCGCCCAGAAGAGATCGGGATTTTGGTTTCCGCAGGCAATACCACCATGGGCCACCTGTTCTATGGAATCAATCCAAAGTATATCAGGTTTGAGCCTTACGTCCCCACAGTTACCGACTACCCGGTGGTTAAGGCCCAGGAACTAGGCATTAACATCAACCCGGCGGGATGGATAGTAAGCCTGCCGGCAGTAGCTAGCTACGTCGGTGGAGATATTGTATCCGGCGTCCTGGTCACTGGGGTAGCCCGCCAGCATGCTTTGACTCTATTCATAGATATCGGTACCAACGGGGAAATTGTCCTTGGTAACAATGAATGGCTGATGGCTTGTGCTTGCTCGGCTGGGCCGGCCTTTGAGGGCGGCGGGATTACTTTTGGAATGCGGGCCATGGATGGTGCTATTGAAAGAGTAAAGATTAATCCTGACACTCATGAGGTCCAAGTAGAGACTATTGGCAGCAAGAAGCCCATGGGTATATGTGGCTCAGGCTTGATCGACCTAATCGCTCAGATGCGGGAGTTGGACATTATTGACCGGACGGGGAAGTTTTCAGAGCTTGACGGTCACCCCCGGTTGAGGCGGGAAAACGGGGAAGCTGAATTTGTGCTGGTGTGGGGTAAAGACACCGAATGCAAGAAAGATATTGTAGTCACCGAAAGTGATCTTAAGACTCTAATTTATTCCAAGGGAGCGGTTTTTGCTGGCATACTTAGCCTAGTTAAACAAGTGGGGGTTAGCTTGGAGGACATTGAAAAGGTGATCATTGCTGGGGGGTTTGGCAATTATCTCAATATCCGCGATGCTGTGGCCATAGGACTCCTGCCGGACCTACCCCCTGAGCGCTACGAGTTCGTAGGCAATTCTTCGGTGAAAGGAGCTAAGCTGGCGCTTTTGTCGGAGCCAGCCTTCAAGGAGGCTAAGGCTTTGGGCCGGAGCATAACCTACGTGGAGTTGTCTTCCGGCAATCTTTTTATGAATGAATTTATTTCTGCTCTGTTTCTACCCCACACCAATTTGGAGCTATTTCCATCCTTAGCCAGCTAA
- a CDS encoding YjbQ family protein yields the protein MAFKIEISSQYREQVIDVTDKVNQVIAEAQVTSGICYLFIPHTTCAVTINEGFDPDVAADILAHLNSVVPRAKTYRHQEGNADAHIKSVLVGSSISVPIEGRRLALGQWQRVLVCEFDGPRRRRLNISVIAT from the coding sequence GTGGCCTTTAAGATTGAGATCAGTTCCCAGTACCGAGAGCAAGTGATCGATGTCACTGATAAGGTAAACCAAGTTATAGCAGAAGCCCAAGTGACCAGTGGGATATGCTACCTGTTTATTCCCCACACTACCTGTGCAGTGACCATAAACGAAGGTTTTGACCCTGATGTCGCCGCCGACATTCTGGCCCATTTGAATTCAGTAGTACCTAGGGCCAAAACTTACCGCCATCAAGAGGGGAATGCTGATGCTCATATCAAATCGGTCCTGGTTGGGTCCTCGATTTCTGTTCCCATCGAGGGCAGAAGGTTGGCTTTAGGGCAGTGGCAGCGAGTGCTTGTCTGTGAATTTGATGGCCCAAGGAGGAGGCGACTGAACATCTCGGTTATTGCGACCTAG
- a CDS encoding ATP-binding protein, translated as MEPLIDGNLRAKIYRLYDLFKRRGPSLKASPATQVSCPICLDRGIVYNGEQAHICRCMREQALRNRLKFCQPGYYFRNRTFADFDLAFYSRDYIDPDSGISYYQMAAATLKACQQFVETAANDPHARGLFLSGPVGSGKTFLAMCITNALIARGREVVFVVVPDLLDELRATYDRTDQNVSEIDLLDLCGNAEVLVLDDLGAHNYTEWTKNKIYSILNHRLNLLLPTVITSNLDLDQLEEYLGQRTTSRIIEMCLVYRLRVHEDIRYAKARRSRPSPGPG; from the coding sequence ATGGAACCATTGATCGATGGCAATTTGCGAGCCAAGATCTATAGGCTATACGATCTGTTTAAGAGGCGAGGCCCAAGCCTTAAGGCATCTCCCGCTACCCAAGTATCTTGCCCTATATGCTTAGATCGAGGCATTGTTTATAACGGCGAGCAGGCCCACATATGCCGCTGCATGCGTGAACAGGCTCTCCGCAATCGGCTTAAATTCTGTCAGCCGGGGTACTATTTTCGCAACAGGACCTTTGCGGACTTTGATTTAGCTTTCTATTCCAGGGATTATATAGATCCAGACAGCGGGATTTCCTATTACCAGATGGCGGCGGCTACCCTAAAGGCTTGCCAGCAATTTGTGGAAACTGCTGCGAACGACCCCCATGCCCGGGGATTATTTCTCAGTGGCCCAGTGGGGAGCGGGAAGACGTTCCTAGCCATGTGCATCACTAACGCTTTGATCGCCAGGGGACGAGAGGTAGTCTTTGTGGTTGTTCCCGACCTGCTGGACGAACTGCGGGCCACTTATGATCGGACCGACCAGAACGTGAGCGAGATTGATCTCCTGGACCTTTGCGGCAATGCCGAAGTGTTGGTTCTGGATGACCTCGGGGCCCACAACTATACTGAATGGACCAAAAATAAAATATACTCTATCCTGAATCACCGCTTGAATCTCCTTCTTCCGACGGTGATTACTAGCAATCTAGACTTGGACCAGCTGGAAGAGTATTTGGGTCAGCGCACTACCTCGAGGATAATTGAGATGTGTTTGGTTTACCGCTTGCGAGTGCATGAAGATATCAGGTATGCTAAGGCTAGGCGGTCTCGACCTAGCCCTGGTCCTGGCTGA
- a CDS encoding adenosylhomocysteinase: protein MNQRRQDSTIRDLLLAPMGHTKIAWAWEHMPILGQIYPGFEAEQPFRGLTVAMCLHLEAKTACLARLIQAGGAHVVVTASNPLSTQDDVVAALVESGIQAFAWYGATEDEYWRHIDLALQTEPDLIIDDGADMIVRLLTTRHDLAKKLIGACEETTTGVKRLRSLHLQGYLPFPVIAVNNAYSKYLFDNRYGTGQSAWDAIMRTTNLLIGGKIVVVAGYGWCGRGIAMRAKGLGARVIVCEVDPVRANEALMDGFWVMPMLEAARLGDIFVTATGNRDVIRRQHFEVMQDGALLANAGHFNVEISVSDLQCMSERREEIRPGVEQFTLKDGKRLLLLGEGRLVNLACGDGHPIEIMDLSFSLQALSLRHLYLNRQELKPGVLDVPVHIDEAVAQHRLDAMGVAIDELLPSQEDYLRSW, encoded by the coding sequence ATGAATCAACGTCGGCAAGACTCGACCATCCGGGATCTATTATTGGCTCCCATGGGTCATACCAAAATTGCTTGGGCTTGGGAGCATATGCCCATCCTGGGCCAGATTTACCCAGGTTTCGAGGCTGAACAGCCATTCCGCGGCCTTACCGTGGCCATGTGTCTTCACCTAGAGGCCAAGACTGCTTGTTTGGCTAGGCTCATTCAAGCCGGTGGAGCCCACGTAGTAGTGACAGCTAGTAACCCTTTGTCCACGCAGGACGATGTGGTAGCTGCTCTAGTTGAGAGCGGTATACAGGCTTTTGCTTGGTATGGGGCTACGGAGGATGAATACTGGCGGCATATTGACTTGGCCTTGCAAACAGAACCGGATCTAATTATCGATGATGGAGCAGATATGATCGTACGCCTGCTGACTACCCGTCACGACTTAGCCAAAAAGCTAATTGGAGCTTGCGAAGAGACTACTACCGGAGTGAAACGCCTCAGATCTTTGCACCTTCAAGGATACCTTCCCTTTCCAGTTATAGCGGTTAACAACGCCTATTCCAAATATCTGTTTGATAACCGTTATGGCACTGGCCAATCGGCGTGGGATGCCATTATGCGAACTACCAACCTGCTGATAGGTGGGAAAATCGTGGTGGTAGCTGGCTACGGTTGGTGTGGCCGCGGTATAGCCATGCGTGCAAAAGGTCTGGGGGCCAGGGTCATTGTTTGTGAGGTAGATCCGGTACGGGCCAATGAGGCCTTGATGGATGGTTTTTGGGTGATGCCTATGCTGGAGGCAGCTAGGTTAGGCGATATTTTTGTTACTGCCACCGGTAACCGGGACGTAATTCGGAGGCAACATTTTGAGGTTATGCAGGATGGAGCGCTCTTGGCCAACGCTGGTCATTTTAATGTGGAAATCTCGGTTTCCGATCTGCAATGTATGAGTGAGAGGCGGGAAGAAATACGCCCGGGGGTGGAGCAATTTACCTTAAAAGATGGCAAGCGGCTTTTGCTGTTGGGCGAAGGCCGTTTAGTCAACCTTGCCTGCGGTGATGGCCATCCAATTGAAATAATGGATCTCAGCTTTTCCTTGCAAGCTCTTTCCTTGCGGCACCTGTACCTGAACCGACAAGAACTTAAGCCGGGCGTGCTTGATGTTCCTGTGCATATTGACGAGGCTGTTGCCCAGCATAGACTGGACGCCATGGGTGTGGCCATAGATGAGCTATTGCCAAGCCAAGAAGACTACTTGCGGAGCTGGTAA
- a CDS encoding sigma 54-interacting transcriptional regulator: MAVSEPNLKVLLIGAGKRAFSVSRWLSTTKGIELVKWLALPDEVGEHYPKSNIQVLADPGELATALSNSQAHVIVWAPKQRYFGQRNYWLSQVQAEVQVITAEYVPTLLGPLAVKEELEETRKLKGELAAILNSVQEAIEVADGHGRIKYVNPSFTRVTGIPAAARIGQNILEASPSGALAQALITQKPVIGYRTKVGGSGVEVISNASPIVIDGKIEGAVVVFQPMNDLIKLMEELKKSNTVIENLYAQMGQMSGAKYTFDDLVGKSKLFKASIEMAKKAAKNDSTVLILGESGTGKEIFAHAIHNGSSRKNRPFIKVNCAAIPESLLESEFFGYERGAFTGATRTKLGRVELANGGTLFLDEIGDMSPFLQAKMLRFLQDMEFERVGGTQTLKANVRVIAATNRDLKMLVRKGSFREDLYYRLAVFELRVPPLRERKEDIGLIANYLLAKFNRKLGKHVERIAPEAMELLINYDWPGNVRELENVIERAMILADGDELSYKCLAQYLLDIDYSAVPSTTDLMPLDKMEQVMLRMALARYGNSLEGKRKAAKSLNISLATLYNKLKKYGANLG; this comes from the coding sequence ATGGCAGTGAGTGAACCTAATCTCAAGGTCCTCTTGATCGGAGCCGGTAAACGGGCATTTTCGGTATCCCGCTGGTTGAGTACCACCAAGGGAATCGAGCTAGTTAAGTGGCTAGCTTTGCCGGACGAGGTTGGGGAGCACTACCCCAAGTCCAACATCCAGGTTTTGGCGGACCCTGGGGAACTAGCAACTGCGTTAAGCAACAGCCAGGCCCACGTGATAGTGTGGGCTCCTAAACAAAGATACTTCGGCCAAAGGAATTATTGGCTGTCGCAGGTCCAAGCCGAGGTGCAAGTAATTACGGCCGAGTATGTGCCGACACTGTTGGGGCCATTGGCGGTTAAAGAGGAGCTTGAAGAAACCAGAAAGCTCAAAGGGGAGCTCGCCGCCATACTAAACTCTGTTCAAGAAGCGATCGAGGTAGCTGATGGCCATGGGCGAATTAAATACGTGAACCCCAGCTTCACTCGGGTTACAGGTATCCCAGCGGCAGCAAGAATTGGCCAGAATATCTTGGAAGCCTCACCCAGTGGTGCCTTGGCGCAGGCCTTGATCACCCAGAAGCCGGTAATCGGCTATCGAACCAAAGTTGGCGGGTCAGGGGTAGAAGTAATCTCCAATGCTTCCCCCATTGTTATTGATGGCAAGATCGAGGGAGCAGTAGTTGTCTTTCAGCCTATGAACGATCTCATTAAGCTCATGGAAGAGCTTAAGAAGAGCAACACGGTCATTGAAAACTTATATGCGCAGATGGGGCAGATGTCAGGCGCCAAGTACACGTTTGATGACTTGGTAGGGAAGAGCAAGCTGTTTAAGGCTAGCATCGAGATGGCCAAGAAAGCAGCTAAGAATGATTCAACGGTCCTCATCCTAGGAGAAAGCGGAACCGGTAAAGAGATCTTTGCCCATGCTATTCATAATGGCAGTTCGCGCAAGAACCGACCGTTCATTAAGGTCAATTGTGCTGCTATCCCCGAGTCCTTGTTGGAAAGCGAATTCTTTGGATATGAGAGGGGAGCTTTTACCGGCGCTACACGCACCAAGCTTGGCCGAGTAGAACTTGCCAATGGTGGAACCCTTTTCTTGGATGAAATCGGAGATATGAGCCCGTTTTTGCAAGCCAAGATGCTTCGTTTTTTGCAGGATATGGAATTTGAACGGGTGGGAGGCACCCAAACCCTAAAGGCTAATGTAAGAGTAATCGCTGCCACCAACCGGGACCTTAAAATGTTAGTTCGTAAAGGTTCTTTTCGCGAAGACCTGTATTATCGACTAGCCGTCTTCGAGCTTCGTGTGCCTCCCTTACGAGAGCGCAAAGAAGACATAGGATTAATTGCTAATTACCTATTGGCCAAGTTCAACCGCAAGCTGGGCAAGCATGTAGAAAGGATTGCTCCCGAAGCTATGGAGCTCTTAATCAATTACGACTGGCCCGGAAATGTACGCGAGTTGGAAAATGTGATTGAGCGAGCTATGATTTTGGCTGACGGTGATGAGCTTAGCTATAAATGCCTGGCACAGTATTTGCTTGATATAGATTATAGTGCTGTACCTAGCACGACCGATCTGATGCCCCTAGACAAGATGGAGCAGGTGATGTTGAGGATGGCCTTAGCGAGGTATGGCAACTCCTTGGAGGGGAAAAGGAAGGCTGCTAAGAGCCTAAATATATCGTTGGCTACACTGTATAACAAGTTAAAGAAGTATGGCGCTAACCTAGGCTAA
- a CDS encoding Lrp/AsnC family transcriptional regulator, producing the protein MRRAILEILESNSKATPEYIATLLGSTPQEVQAEIRAMEEKGIILQYRTLINWEKAGHEMVHALIEVKVTPQRDVGFHQVAERIYRYPEVRSVALMSGTYDLSVEVQGKSMKEVALFVAEKLATLEHVTSTVTHFVLKKYKEDGVILEGEETNHRQVIVP; encoded by the coding sequence ATGCGAAGGGCGATTCTTGAGATCCTGGAAAGCAATAGCAAGGCCACGCCAGAATATATAGCTACGCTCTTGGGGTCAACCCCTCAAGAAGTACAAGCTGAAATCAGGGCTATGGAAGAAAAGGGAATTATACTCCAGTATCGGACCTTAATTAATTGGGAAAAAGCTGGTCATGAAATGGTTCATGCCTTAATTGAAGTTAAGGTGACTCCACAAAGAGATGTAGGCTTTCACCAGGTAGCGGAGCGAATCTATCGCTACCCAGAGGTCCGGTCCGTAGCTTTGATGTCTGGTACGTACGATCTTTCCGTGGAGGTACAAGGAAAGAGCATGAAAGAGGTAGCGCTATTCGTAGCTGAAAAGCTGGCCACCTTGGAACATGTTACCAGTACTGTGACTCACTTTGTCTTAAAGAAATATAAGGAGGACGGGGTAATTTTGGAAGGGGAAGAAACCAACCACCGGCAGGTGATAGTACCATGA